The genomic window GAACGGAGGAATCCAAAGAAATTGACTTTCCACTCTTGTGTCCATCCTGCAAAACTCCTTTGGTCAGAGCTGAAGAAGAAGCAGCCTGGAGATGCCCTAATTACTATTGTCCAGCACAAATCGTCCAAAGATTGATACATCACGTATCCAAGGATGCAATGGACATCGATGGACTAGGTAGTTCACTGATTGAAAGATTTTTTGACCTGGGATGGCTAAAAGATATGTCCGATATCTACCGTCTCGATTATGAGTCCATTGCGAAATTGGAGGGGATGGGAGTAAAATCGGCAGAGAAACTAAGGGCAGCCATCGAAAAAGCAAAGTCAAATCCCTTACATCGTGTGCTTCATAGTTTATGCATTCATCATTTGGGGAAGAAAGTGAGCAAACTCATCGCAGCTCATCTGGACCATTTGCTCCAATTAAAGGATTGGACACTTGAACAGTTCAAAAGCATCAAAGATGTCGGACCTGTTGTTGGACAGAATATCATCCAATACTTTAATAATCCTGCAAATTTAGCCATGTTAGAAATCATGGAAAGCCTGGGCGTAAATTTTTACCAAACCGAAGAAGATAAGCTCAGGCAAGCAGTCGAAGGTTCTGTATTCTCAGGAAAAACTATCTTGTTTACAGGTACTCTGGAAACATTAGGTCGCAAGGAAGCTCAGGAATTGGCAGAAAAAGCAGGGGCAAGGAATTTATCCGCAGTCAGTAGTCAGCTCAATTTTCTGGTCATAGGTGCGGAAGCCGGGAGCAAACTATCCAAAGCAAAAGCGCTAGGAACGGTGACTATACTGACAGAATCTGAATTTTTGGGTTTTCTCCAAAGCGACGAAGCATAATTTCCTTAATTCTTCAGACTTTCAAGCGTTGACAGCTTAAAAAACCGAAAAAAACGCTGATATTTGACCATTTGGAATTCAGCTTGGATTTTTTAACCTTTTTGAAAACCAAAGGATGACAATTTTTATTTTAAATCTTGCAAATACAGGCAACATTTTATTTGCTTCTGCATATTCTATCTTGTAAACCGTACTGTTATTCAAAAATTCATGTCACTAAATCGTCTGGCAATTAATTTTTTCTTCATTGTTTTGGTCAGCAGCATTTCGTGTAGAAAAGACCAAATCAACTCAGGAGTTACACCGGATCCGGATCCTGCGCCTGGTGTTTCTCTGGAACAGACAATGACAGGGGAACTGCTGGCGGAAGATATGGCTCCCATCGGTTCTCAATTAATTCAGACCTCCAAAAACATGCTCTTGACCAATGACGACGGGTTTTTCACTTTCAAAGAATTAATTGACAGAGACAACTTTTTATTGAAATTTTCAGATGTTTACTATTTCGAAGCTTTCCAACACAGCAAGTTGGCCGATGTGGGATCTCTTCATTTACGCGCAATTCAGCCCAAATTACTTGGAGGAGGTTGGACTTTTCAAGCTCAGAAAGGTGAAAAAATTGATTTCCAAAACGGTGTTAAAATTGAGATAGATCCTAACTCCTTTGTGGATCAAAACAATCAGGCTTATTCAGGAACCGTGCGAGTTTTTTCAAAGTGGTATGATCCGGCAGACCCAAACACTTCCAGAACTGTACCTACCAATCTTCAGGCAATCAATAGGGATGGCAGCGATGGCTTGCTCAGTCCTTATGCCTTCTTATCAATAGAATTTCGCAATATTTCAAATCAAAAACTGAGTTTGACCAAAGCTGTCTTGCTTGAAGTACCCACATCGATATCTATTGAATCACAGACAAAAGATATTGTAAAATCATTTTATATCGACGAAAGTATATCCGCGTGGAAAGAGGAATCAACCGCGACAAAAATGACAAATGCCAAATATCAGTTTAAAAGTTTACATCCATCTATGCTTGCGGTTGCCGAAAATGGAAAATATGCTGCACTTCAGGGCAATATTTTAATCGACCAATCACCTGTAATCATCTATGGCAGAATAAAAGATGAACTCAGTGGATTTTTCTATGATTTTACAACCAATAACACAGGAAAATATCGAGTATTCGTACCAGAAAACAAGCAACTTAGCCTTGTTATATTCAATGAGTGTGGTTCTGAACTCTATACGATTCCACTAGGTGCTTACAGTGGCTTACAAGCTACTGCTCCAGAGGTTTATTTTCAAAGTGAAAAGTCATACACAATCTTAAATGCTAAAATTATTGATTGTAATTCCTTGCCCAATACTCAAGCATATCTTAAAATCCAATCTCCATCAAATGATTATTTTCACATCCTCCCGGCGGATTCTTTAGGCCAAGTGAAAGCTCTGGTTGACTTTTGTACATCAGCCTCTCTGAATTGCACACCGGTAGATTATAAAAATAAAATTACAGGAAATATAAAGAATATTAACTCCGGAATTCTTCATTCAGAATTAACACTTGAAGTTTGTGATCAATCTAATTTATTTGGAATGACTGTCCATTATGGCAATTTGACAAAACATATTAACAATATTAAGGTAAGTAGAACTGCAGATACAACAGCAGAAACTTACCTATTTGAAGCACTGGACGATGATGGCAATGGCAATCAGGTGAGTTATGGATTTGCCTTTGCGAGACCCAAATTTTCTAGCGAATACTTTTTTACAACTAAAATACCAACAATCATCGGGAATCCGGGGGACCTATTTTATTTTAGCACCTGTGGTACATCCGAAGCCAAAGCTACCGGTAAGTCATCTAAAGAAATCGTTCACTTTATTTTAGATGCTTGTTCAATCGAAGAAAAAAAATCTGGAAAAACTTACAGTGGCAAAATCATATTAAAAGCCGAAATTCCATAAGTCCCAACTACGATAAATTGCTGTGGAATTATCTGATCTTATATCCGGTTGTAAAAAAAGAGAGCTCAAAGCTGAAAGGGAATTCTTCTATGCTTATGCCAAAAAAATACATGCTCTAGCCAGAAAATACACTCTGGATGTGCAGGAGGCTGATGATATGATGCAGGAATGTTTTATTCGCGTCTACTCACAGATGGACAAATTTGAAGAAAGCAAAGGAAATTTTGAAGCTTGGATGTATCGTGTATGTGTAAATACCATCTTGCAAATCATCAGAGCAAAAAAAATCCAATACTCTTCCCTACCAGTTGAATCCATTCCGGATATTGCTGATGATACCAATGGAGGATTTGAAGAAGTCCCCCATGAATTACTCCAAACAGCTATGAATGGATTGCCAAAAGGTTATAAAGATATTTTTTGTCTTTTTGTAATGGAAGGGTGGTCGCATAAACAGATAGCGGCCCACATGAAAATTACAGAGGGTACTTCACGATCACAACTTACCAAAGCAAAAAGGTATTTGAGACAATTTATTCACCAACATAAAAATCAATTTTATGAGAAATCAGAATTTTGATACTAAGCAATGGGGTGATTTTGCAAATTCACCATATCCTTATGATATGGATACGCAGTGGACAAAACTGCATGCATCACTGACCAAGCAACGTAAAAAAAATAAAAACAGAAGATGGATCCTTTTTTTCCTTCTTGCAGGTTTGAGTGGAGCCCTGTCAGTACTATACTTCCATCAAAATGATTTTAGTCCTTCTATCCTAAATTCACAGCAGACAACATTATCTGCCTTACACGAAACAAAGTCTTCCGGTAATAAGGTAGATTTATCAACTATTTCAGTAAATTCAGCTGACCAAGATAATTTGGCTGAAGCAAAATCTAACTCATCAGAAATGAACGTTGAAATCATTTCAAAAGAATATTCTAACACCAACTCACAAAGACACCCAATCCTAAATAATACTCACTACAACAATCACTCTATCGTTCAAGGCGAATCAACCAACTCTACAAAATATCAAGTAAACTCACAAGAAAAATCTAGTTCTCAAAAAAATCTTACACCATCTACTTCAGACAATTTTTATTCCAAACAACAAGAAAATTTCAGCTCAAACCAAACTGTAACCCAAGAAACTATATCTCCAAAGCATACAAAAGAATTGATAAGTGAGAATGCAAACCAGATGAATACTAAAAACGCAATGAATATAGAATTCAAAAGTATTCTTCCGCTTCAATTAAAAGTGACAACTTCTCAGGATCAAACCAATTCGGCATTTCCTCTGGTTGAGTTAATTCCTGTAGAAAAGAAGATCATCTCACATTCAAATCCAAAACAAATGTGGTGGAGTGCTTCCATTTCGTACGGACCATCTTTTTACCAATCAAAGGCATCGTCAGAGGAACAAACGTCTCATATAAATTTAAGAGACAGTATAGAACATGCATGTGATGGACTTTCATCCGAATTTCTGTTAGGAAAGAAGCTGGGAATGCTCAGGATACAAACCGGAATCGAATTCCAATTATTATTCAATAAGATAGAATATTCAGAAGTCTCCACTCAAAAATTACTCCTGCAAGACAGACTTCTCAGAATAGAAAAATATCAAAACGGCGAAATCAGGGAAATCTATGGAGATGTGTGGACAGATCAGGTTTATAATTATGATTACAAACTTTTCAATAAATTCATGACTGTTCAGATCCCTTTGCTGATTGGCGTTGAAAAAGCAATCTCGAGACGATATTCTGTTTTTGCTGATGTAGGAGCTACCCTAAGCATCTTCTCGTTAAATACTGGACATTTACCTCAAGCATCTTCTCGAGTTCTATTTTATAATTATCAGGATGTTGCATTCAAAAAATTTGGAAATGCTCAATTCAAGGCAGAAATTGGTCTCAATTACAGATTCACGAAAACTTTGACATCCTCGATAGGTGTTCATTTTTTACAGGACATGCTCTCAAGAACAAAAAAATCAACAGGCTTTGATGAAAAGCATACATTTATGAG from Saprospiraceae bacterium includes these protein-coding regions:
- a CDS encoding sigma-70 family RNA polymerase sigma factor translates to MELSDLISGCKKRELKAEREFFYAYAKKIHALARKYTLDVQEADDMMQECFIRVYSQMDKFEESKGNFEAWMYRVCVNTILQIIRAKKIQYSSLPVESIPDIADDTNGGFEEVPHELLQTAMNGLPKGYKDIFCLFVMEGWSHKQIAAHMKITEGTSRSQLTKAKRYLRQFIHQHKNQFYEKSEF